The Nomascus leucogenys isolate Asia chromosome 21, Asia_NLE_v1, whole genome shotgun sequence genomic sequence ggggggtgggtgCCAGCGCCCCGGCGAACGGCAAAGAGGGAGCCGCTCGCGCTCGGGGGGCCGCTGGAGTGCCCGGCAGGGTGCGTGAAGCGGAGAGGGGACCCCTGCGGGAGGCAGAGGGTCGGGCCGGGATGCGCCCCCGGGCCAATGCTGCCCGCGCctctgccgccgccgccgccgccgccaccggcGCTGGCTGGGCTCCGGGAAGCTAGTCCGGAGCGGAGGAATCTATTGTTATTTATTGTGTGGCGGTTGCACGCTGTACTCGCGGCGGCCCGGCCCTCGCCCGGGAgtgcgtgtgtgcgcgcgtgtgtgcgCGAGTGAGTGTGTGCGCGGGGTGCGCGCGCGGGCGGGAGTGGGCGCGCGCGGGGAAAGGCCCGAAAACACCTTAGTTTGCACCGAGAGACCATTTGCAGCGGGTGagtttgtatttttccatttctgctcCACTTTTTCCCAAGCCGCCTCCTGTCTTGTTTCCGCcactttaaacaacaacaacaaccagcacaaaaaaaaaaagaaaagaaagaaagaaaaagagaaaaaaatggaaaaaaaaaaactactttccaCCTCCAGGCTCCACGTGCATCTACCCCagccctcccctctcttcctctcccccccCGGGTCGGGGCCCAGCTCTGGGATGGGTGGGGGCTGCGGGCCGGCGCGCGGGTGGAGGGAGCTCCGGCGGCGCCCGCACCCTTTGGGTTTATTTGCATAAGTCAAATGGGGGCGGGGGCGGTGGCGACTGCGAGGAGGCGAGATCGCCTCCCCGTAGGCCCCTTCACGCCTCTTTCTGCGCTCTCTACGATCGCCTAGGGGAGAGAAATCAATACGCCCAGGCCTCCTGGCGCAACTTTCGATGCCCGGCGTTGGCGTCCGGTGGCCGCCCGGGCGCCGGGCCGGTGCGGGGTCCCGGGTCCTGGCCGCAGCGGGAGGGGGCGCGCGCCGGGCGCCTCCTAGGCCCAAAGTTTAGACTTGGAGCAaacttttccccttccttctccgcGGGTGTGTGCCCCCTCGGTGCCCTTGAGCTGCCCCACGGGCCCCAGCAGACTGTGGCGCCTGGCCCTGGGCCCCGCACTGGGGAACTTCCCCGCTGCCACGCGCGCGTTACCCGGAGAGTCAGTGGCGAGGAAGCTCTCCCGCCACCCCCTCGGAGCCCGGAAAATTCAAACACGCACCTGCGCACCCCCAGCCAGACACGCACCCCTCCGCGCGCTCGGCCTCCGCTTTCCCGAGACGAGTCCGCAACAGCCGTGGCCAGATCCACGGGTGGGTGCGGGAGCCGGATGCGCTGCGAGGAGTTGCCGCGCCCGGatctctctccctccatcacacacattttctgattttacCCCCCTCTGAAGCTTGGGGAACGGGGAGATTTCCCAAGCTCCGATTTGTCCTGCGTCGCGCGCGTGTCGCCTCGTCCCTCCGGCCCTGTCCTGGCGGCCGATGGCTCTCCGTCCCTCGCTTGCGCGCAGCCTTCCTCCCGAGCTCCCTGCGCTCTATTCCTGTCCCGCCGAGACGACTCCCTGGAGCCAGCGAGCCGAGGCGGCGTGCGCTTCGAGTGGGGACcacggcggtggcggcggcgccAGGAGCCAAGGAGTTTGCCAGTTGCCGTGGGGTCGCGGTCATTTGCTGCCTCCGCCTCCCCTCGcccccgcctcccgcctccctccTTTTCAGACAACGTCGCGCTCGGAAACTTAAGATTCCTTCTCCTTTTTGGCCCTCGACGAGCCCCCCTCCCCACCTGTTGTGAGCTCCGCCTTGGTCCCGGGAGACTGGCAGTGACACACACGGGCTCTGGGGAGCTCCGCGCCCGGAAACAAAGTCGCATGCCCCCCTCCCATGTGTTTGCTTCGAAATCGCTGCCTGCAGCCCCCCTATTGCCGCGCAGCTCCCGCCCCCTGTGAGAATAAGGACTAAATAAACAGTTGTAACTCCAAACCTTGCGCCCGCGATCGTATCCCCATCCCACCCCCTTCTccctgttcctcccccctcctttTTGTTGTTGCAACTTTGTGAGATCCTGGGGAAGGTGCTGAGACTTTGGCTCGGGCCGATTTCCCGGTCTCGGGATCCTTGCAGGGATTCCCTGAGCCGCATCCTCTCTTCCCTCCACGCGCACTCGCGGGTCCTCGGAGCCCGCTGCCCTCTCTGTCCTGGCCCCTCGGCCTACTCACCCGTCCCGTCCCCTTCAGCTCCCCCCAGCCTGCACGGGGAAGACTTGCTGAGGGTCGCCCCGGTTTCTTGTCGACCGCAGAACCCGAAAGTTTGCAAGAGGAAGAAAGCGCGCGGCGAGCGAGCGAGCGGGCCGGGGGCAGCGGCAGCCGCGCCGGGGACCATGGTGCTGCCGGCGCCTCCTCCGCGGGAGTGAAGGCGGCGCTCCTACTCCCTCCCCGGACTCCGCGGGTAAGTCGAGGCGGCCGCGGGCGCGGGGGCCAGGGACACGGGAGAGCCCCGGGCGGCACTAGGGGTTCTCCGTCCCCAAAGAGCCAGCCGGGGTGGCGCGAGCCTAGCGATAAGGCACCGGGAGCGAGGAATGTGCCCATCCTCAGGCCGGTAGGTGCTTCGAAATACTGGACTTCCTCCCCCCCTACccttttcccctctttctttcctaaATCTGAAAATCTGGAGATCAAAGTTTAGCGTGGAGTGTAAAGTGCTCCGATAAAATATGGTGACATCCTCGCCCCCCTTCTCACCCCACTCCCCTCTTATAACTATTAATTATTTCCAAGTCATTGTGTCCAAATACCCTTGCTGGGCTGATTACAAAGTGTATTGATTTAGTCTGGGCTCATCCTATGCTTTCgtcttaattcattttctttttgctctacCAGAAGACCCAAAATGAAacttatttcttcctcttccctacctccccaccccccaagccCTCATCTGTGAGGCTTGGGcagaataatgaaattaatataaacatttcatttgGTTGCATTTGACCTTCTGCAGTCCACTTCTGAGGGGCTAGAATTGCGCTCATGTCTGCTCACAGGTATTTTCCAagttagcattttcttttttgtcactgCTCTTTAAACAGGAATGCCGGAGGAGCATTCTGGATTCCCTTTGAAAGGCGTCTGTACATTCAAACCGTCTACACTTCACCATTGGTTGTATGTAGACTTAAGGGTTTAGGGCTTGGACAATAGCTGAGTTGAGAAGAGACCTCAAGGATATTTAAAGGAATTTTTCTACTACTGAAAATATATTGAAGAATCTCTGCaaaatttttccattccatcccctttcccccacccccgtTTTCCACAGCAAGAATCGATTTGGAGGGAGATGTGTaaactagaattttaaaagaaatagtaagACTTCAGGTGTTTTCTACCCAGGGATAGCCTACATAATTGAGAAAGAGGAGTTcctgctctttttctcttccagagAGAAATGTATCAAATCTTTTTTAGAATTCCACTGGAGTTTAGATTCTCAAAGTGGAAATACCCATCCCTTTGGgtccaggaaaagaaaactcGGCTCACAGTTTCAGAAATttggactgtttttttttcccccctctctgTCTTTCTATTCGAAACGTCTCACAATTAAAgagcaagaaaaatataaaaaaggaactCAACTAGTTACCATTCAAAAGGTGTCAGCTAAAATCTCActgcaaaggggaaaaaaaggtttaacaTCTTGCCACTGGCTGCATCCCCCACCCCCCTTAGACTTTGGATTAGTCATTgtatgagagagagggagaaaaaaaaaatcactttttttttttttttggaaaagtaaaGTAAACAGCCTCCAACTGCTGAACCTTGACAACCCAAATTAAGGAAGCAGGAGAGATCAAACAGAACTGCTGCTGGGTGGTTGTCAGGAGCTGCTACACGGAGAACCCTGGACTATTCGATCAAGCAGCAAGGCTATATGTTCACTTATGCAGAAATGGACCATTGCAAATGCTAATCTTTGTTGTGCAAGCGAAGGCTCACTTGGAAGGAAATACTCAGCCCCTCTCTGGGCAGCATTTGAGTTCCTTATGGATGCCGAGTCGCGaaacaagttattttttttttaatgtatcctTCTTTATGAGGAGAATGCCACCCAAAAATGTATTAAAGGAGTATTAAGTCGTCCAGAGACTGTCTTGCTACCAAGAACTGTGCAATGGAATTCTTTTTACCAACATTAGACTCCTACACTAGAGTTAGATAACGTTTTCTCACATTGAGTTTAGAAGATCTGCCTTGTCAGGGAAGCCAAGGTTTTGTATGTGAGAGTTTAAATCTGATGtgaagctcaaaaaaaaaaaaaaaaaaaaaaaaaaaaaaaaaaaaaaaaaaaaaaaaatctctggtgATGAAGTTTTGTGTCAGCCCACTCTTGGAATTTAAAAAGGCGAGAGAGAGCAGTCTCCAGATTAGACAACCTCTTTTTTTAGACTGACATTCAACATGACCACGTTGCTACTTTTATTCAAGTTCTCTGTAACTTGTCCTTGCTTGTTGTCTAGGAAAATTTAactactttacatttttaaagggagtAGTAACAGTAATTACTGTAGCATTTTGTTTTCACAGGTTTATCAAAGTGTAATGAAAGAAACATCAAGTATTCAAATTAACTGTTTCAAATAAGGGGTTTATATTGCTGGAGATGTCTAagattttgtgtttatatttaaatcCTGGAGTATAAACTgtgtaacactttttttttctgggataaaCTATCCACaaattaaatgtcattttaaattaagTAGAACAAAGTAGGAAGTAggataaataaacacatacagaagaataaaaataattgtcatttaaggattatatttttaattaacaagtGTCAGTCACATAGTAagcagtttatatattttttgtaagccAGAGTTTCATAACCATGGTGCACAACATGTTTCAAAGTCTGTAGTTTTTACTAGATATACCTTTATTGTATAATTAAGCAATGTGAGTTAAACATAGACATGGATACTATTAGGCAATTTTCTGCAATATGTAATGTTTTGAAAAAGctataaatattttctggttAAACCATTTATACTTACAATAGCAAAAGTTAGCTGAGTTAATATTGAGCCTAGGCAtggttttctgttactgagtttttctttgccttttttaagACTATACCCCCGGCCTTGTAAATTTGCATCTTAGGCTCTGTTGAAGGGTATGTCTGTTTTCAGCAGTTGTTTAAATTAACAGaagaattgtgatatttttcaaatatatttatattgcaGTGGGTCCAATGCCAAAattaagaaagagaaggaatataGCAGATGTGACAACTTCTTTTGAACCCAGCTTCCTCTTTGCAGCCAATCTTATTGTGcatatttatttggttttcatgTTTTACTTATGACTCAAACTCAGTTTTGAAACGCTATCTTGTAAGATTCCACATCTCAAAAAGTATGTATATTTAGACAAGGTTAGGTGTTATAGTACCTATTATATTTCAGTGGGAATGCCAAGAATATTTATAGGGTATAGCAAGAATTTTGtcctttaaagataattttaggtATACGTTAATAAAACTGAAGTAGATTGCAGGCTGTCAGAACGTAGTATAAATTTTGTTTATGATTCTGTTACTTTAAGGTACTTACATTAAAGAAACTCATTTAACCCCTGACTGAAGAGCATTAAGTGGGGAGGGAAACCCTCCGAAGAGCTCCTACTGCCCTTTGCTCTCCCGATAATCTTAAATTACTACAATTTAATTGCAACTTCAAGGCATTCAGCATGAGCTGTTTCTCCACGACCGAGAAAGGGTTTGCAGAGCATGGCTAGATTTACACaggtggtatttttgtttttaattttttttttctttttgctaagggcttttcctttcttccttatcCTGTCAGATGTCACACTTCTTTTATAGATTTCAGTCATAGTAAACGCCATTTTTGCTATACCAGCAATAttggccttctttttttctttttaaatgtgtttttttgaaTCTAGAGTATATAAAGCTCTCAAGCAGGTAGGGgtttgttttctaaagaaaataaccTCAAGAAAGGCATCTGCTGAATAGACAGGTGAACTTTATACCTGAGCCAATGTATACTTTTACTATTtgcagggaattttttttttaagttgacgGTAGTTAGTCCCACCAGGTGATCAAACATTTAGTTTGTGAGACAAGCCAGCAAGCCAAGTAGGTTTGCACTTGGGCCcatgcatttttttaatgatctTTCTTGTCATTTGTTACTCTACTCTGCAGGCCACTTTGCTATACATATGCTATCCAAGGAACTATCTTTAACTGATTTTTCAACATATTTCTCTTCTACGGTACTTGGATGAATTAAGGTTAAAGGCTCCAAAAGCTGGAATGCCAGCAGGCCATGAGATGAGGCGAGTTCCTGAAACGGGCAAACCTGGCGAAATTTGGGGTATCTTCTacatgatagttttttttttttttttccctgggacGTTTGTAGTTTATTTCAATGTACATGTGACCATGTGCTTAATGGAAATTAAGCAGATTTGGTTTGTGTCGCCaacctaaaaataaatgt encodes the following:
- the LOC115832094 gene encoding uncharacterized protein LOC115832094, which codes for MASKCNCCGATPAAHSYSSNEHNTLRVSPPPASGSRCCHAVSHSSPTHVRQAAANQAPCRSAALCWAPSCSPRRDAVRKPKKLPPPPPNPLLHRNVAKINWDQALVGFQAESYGAHNISDIVYGVVDSNKVCLIMMEQVMLRPVSEGHTEEEGQSSPFWGIHLIDWFSQGKDTGHYGRTMFGGTPAGGRGSGRDAPPGQCCPRLCRRRRRRHRRWLGSGKLVRSGGIYCYLLCGGCTLYSRRPGPRPGVRVCARVCASECVRGVRARAGVGARGERPENTLVCTERPFAAEPESLQEEESARRASERAGGSGSRAGDHGAAGASSAGVKAALLLPPRTPRVSRGGRGRGGQGHGRAPGGTRGSPSPKSQPGWREPSDKAPGARNVPILRPVGASKYWTSSPPTLFPSFFPKSENLEIKV